One segment of Dolichospermum sp. DET69 DNA contains the following:
- a CDS encoding DNA cytosine methyltransferase: protein MTIKPTIFSFFSGSGFLDLGFENTGYIIAYVNEIFPPFISAYRYSREKLQLPQPEYGYHEGEAADVSKLIAGTPTQRLNELVTDSRKSNNIIGFIGGPPCPDFSIGGKNKGYLGDNGKLSSAYVELICQNLPDFFLFENVKGLWRTTKHRLFFEELKIKLQKAGYILTERLINSIEYGVPQDRDRIILIGFKDNFLKDMKIKDNFTFPWEKYILYPQNQVFAYPWHKWEPFQEDSLIPCPENIPQQLTVEYWFRKNNVINHANGQHHFQPRAGKIKFATIAEGDDSKKSFKRLHRWRYSPTACYGNNEVHLHPYKIRRISVAEALAIQSLPANFSLPENMSLTNMFKTVGNGVPYLAAKALAQTILDFLNTDS from the coding sequence ATGACAATTAAACCTACCATATTCTCCTTCTTCTCCGGTTCAGGATTCCTCGATTTAGGCTTTGAAAACACAGGTTATATAATCGCTTATGTCAACGAAATATTCCCCCCATTCATCTCCGCATATCGCTATTCAAGAGAAAAACTCCAACTTCCACAACCTGAATATGGATATCATGAAGGAGAAGCCGCAGACGTAAGTAAATTAATAGCAGGAACACCTACACAAAGATTAAATGAATTAGTCACAGATTCCCGTAAATCAAATAATATAATTGGCTTTATTGGTGGTCCACCCTGTCCTGATTTTTCCATTGGTGGTAAAAACAAAGGATATTTAGGGGATAACGGTAAACTCTCATCTGCTTATGTTGAATTAATTTGTCAAAACTTACCCGATTTCTTTTTATTTGAAAATGTCAAAGGTTTGTGGAGAACAACCAAACACAGATTATTTTTTGAAGAACTAAAAATCAAATTACAAAAAGCAGGCTATATATTAACAGAACGGTTAATCAATTCGATTGAATATGGTGTACCTCAAGATAGAGATAGAATTATTTTAATCGGCTTTAAAGATAATTTTCTCAAAGACATGAAAATCAAAGATAACTTTACCTTTCCTTGGGAAAAATATATTTTATATCCTCAAAATCAAGTATTTGCTTATCCTTGGCATAAATGGGAACCATTTCAAGAAGATTCCCTAATTCCTTGTCCTGAAAATATTCCTCAACAACTAACCGTTGAATATTGGTTTAGAAAAAATAACGTTATTAATCATGCCAATGGTCAACATCATTTTCAACCAAGAGCAGGTAAAATTAAATTTGCTACTATTGCCGAAGGAGATGATTCCAAAAAATCATTTAAACGTTTGCACCGTTGGCGTTATTCTCCCACAGCTTGCTATGGTAATAATGAGGTACATTTACATCCTTACAAAATTAGACGGATTTCTGTAGCGGAAGCCTTAGCAATTCAATCGTTACCCGCTAATTTTTCACTTCCCGAAAATATGTCACTTACCAATATGTTTAAAACCGTTGGTAATGGTGTTCCATACTTAGCAGCAAAGGCATTAGCGCAAACTATACTTGACTTTTTAAATACTGACTCATAA
- a CDS encoding potassium-transporting ATPase subunit F, with protein sequence MIPLIRFFKFKNQLPLTILMVMCLNLFITPLVYANTGISLDKVSTWAIGVLGFITLMLVVYLLIVIFQPERF encoded by the coding sequence ATGATCCCACTTATTCGATTCTTCAAGTTTAAAAATCAATTACCGCTCACTATTTTGATGGTGATGTGTTTAAATTTATTTATTACTCCATTGGTTTATGCTAATACTGGTATTAGCTTAGATAAAGTTTCTACTTGGGCAATTGGGGTTTTAGGATTTATTACTTTAATGTTAGTAGTTTATTTGTTAATAGTTATTTTTCAGCCAGAACGCTTTTAA
- a CDS encoding MFS transporter produces the protein MMQSSDLDKKSRTHSPSDAKKKHRASDHNVVSSPKLSHIHSPEMSLTDVSKDGNCTSEIPVTDIPKPSEIIHTNDKTNGIQENAPVTTELTPETLPLIDADSEDTSSVNNQQVGFLPVLKNPNFLALWAGQVFCQLADKVYLVLMIALINSQFQASDQSISGWVSALMMAFTIPAILFGSVAGVFVDRWSKKVVLVASNIWRGILVLLIPPLLWLTHDWQPVGVLPVGFLIILGVTFLVSTLTQFFAPAEQSAIPLIVKEQDLLSANSLYTTTMMASVIVGFAVGEPVLALADGLWTKLGGSGGLGKEILVGGSYAIAGLILFLLRTNEKPHPPETEFPHVFSDLRDGFRYLQENHRIRNALLQLVILFSVFAALTVLAVRMAEIIPNMKASQFGFLLASAGIGVAIGATILGQFGQRFSYKQLSFWGCLGVAGSLIGLSLFTTQLLPVLLFIALVGVFGALVGIPMQTAIQTETPAAMRGKVFGLQNNVINIALSLPLALAGVAETFIGLKAVFFTLAAIVLVGGLFTWYNSGDSSDGK, from the coding sequence ATGATGCAATCGTCTGATTTAGATAAAAAAAGCCGAACTCACTCACCTAGCGACGCTAAAAAAAAGCATAGAGCATCAGATCATAATGTTGTCTCTTCACCTAAACTTAGTCATATTCATAGTCCAGAAATGTCACTAACTGATGTTTCTAAGGATGGAAATTGCACTTCAGAAATTCCAGTAACTGATATTCCCAAACCATCAGAAATTATACACACAAATGATAAAACTAATGGTATTCAGGAAAATGCCCCAGTTACAACGGAATTAACACCGGAAACACTACCATTGATAGATGCTGATTCTGAAGATACATCTTCAGTAAATAATCAACAGGTGGGTTTTTTACCTGTATTAAAAAACCCTAACTTTCTCGCTCTTTGGGCAGGTCAAGTTTTCTGTCAACTAGCTGATAAAGTTTATTTAGTATTAATGATTGCTTTGATTAATAGCCAATTTCAAGCTAGTGATCAAAGTATTAGCGGTTGGGTTTCAGCTTTAATGATGGCGTTTACTATTCCAGCCATATTATTTGGTTCTGTAGCTGGAGTTTTTGTAGATCGTTGGTCAAAAAAAGTTGTCTTGGTAGCATCAAATATTTGGCGTGGTATTCTGGTTTTGCTCATTCCTCCCTTGCTATGGTTAACCCACGATTGGCAGCCTGTGGGAGTTTTACCAGTGGGGTTTTTGATTATTTTAGGTGTGACCTTTTTGGTTTCTACCTTGACACAATTTTTCGCGCCGGCAGAACAATCGGCTATTCCTTTAATAGTGAAAGAACAGGATTTGCTTTCAGCTAATTCTCTCTATACAACGACAATGATGGCTTCGGTAATTGTTGGTTTTGCCGTAGGAGAACCAGTTTTAGCATTAGCAGATGGACTTTGGACAAAATTAGGTGGTAGTGGTGGATTAGGTAAGGAAATTTTAGTAGGTGGCAGTTATGCGATCGCTGGGTTAATATTATTTCTACTGCGAACTAATGAAAAACCCCACCCCCCAGAAACAGAATTTCCTCATGTTTTCTCAGACTTGCGCGACGGGTTTCGTTATCTCCAAGAAAATCATCGCATCCGTAATGCTTTACTACAACTAGTTATCTTGTTTTCTGTCTTTGCAGCCCTGACTGTGCTTGCAGTTCGGATGGCAGAAATTATCCCAAATATGAAAGCCTCTCAATTCGGCTTTTTACTGGCATCTGCTGGTATAGGTGTAGCGATTGGGGCGACAATTCTCGGCCAATTTGGGCAACGCTTTTCCTATAAACAACTCAGTTTTTGGGGTTGTCTCGGTGTGGCAGGATCTTTAATTGGTTTATCACTGTTTACTACCCAACTCTTACCTGTGCTGCTATTCATTGCTTTAGTGGGAGTATTTGGAGCTTTGGTGGGTATTCCCATGCAAACTGCAATCCAAACGGAAACACCCGCAGCTATGCGCGGTAAAGTATTTGGACTGCAAAATAATGTAATTAATATTGCCCTCTCCCTACCTTTAGCTTTAGCTGGTGTAGCTGAAACCTTTATTGGCTTGAAAGCAGTATTTTTTACCTTAGCTGCCATCGTCTTAGTCGGCGGTCTGTTTACCTGGTATAATTCGGGTGATTCCTCAGATGGCAAATAG
- a CDS encoding glycosyltransferase family 4 protein: MRIAWIGKKTPFCGNVTYSREITNGLLDKGHEVSFLHFTEEETTTDNWPNEVPLPFIYKSQVYTIPSFKATKVLKDSLREIKPDIVHASLTLSTLDFFLPEICEELNLPLIATFHTPFAGKGAKLLSSTQLLAYQLYAPFLDHYDRVIIFSQIQRELLSSMGVREKKIAVIPNGVDPVKYSPGTSQVKAEFGAERLFVYQGRIAQEKNVESLLRAWKQSDMGVKTKLLIVGDGPLKPSLESFYGREHGIIWLGFIADEDRRIEILRGSDVFILPSLVEGLSLSLLEAMSCGLACLATDVGADGEVLEKGAGVAINTSSVRSQLKTLLPLCQDHPELTTLLGEKARKRILERYTLNDNITQLEELYSQVLAQRPLTLSWGV, encoded by the coding sequence ATGCGTATAGCTTGGATTGGAAAAAAAACCCCCTTTTGCGGTAACGTCACCTACAGCCGAGAAATTACCAACGGATTGCTAGACAAAGGACATGAGGTTAGTTTTCTCCACTTTACTGAAGAAGAAACCACAACAGATAACTGGCCTAATGAAGTTCCTTTGCCATTTATTTACAAGTCCCAGGTTTACACAATTCCCTCTTTTAAAGCCACTAAGGTTTTGAAAGATTCTCTGCGGGAAATTAAACCAGATATAGTTCACGCTTCTCTGACTCTCTCAACTTTAGACTTTTTTTTACCAGAGATTTGCGAAGAATTAAATTTGCCCCTAATTGCGACTTTCCACACTCCATTCGCAGGTAAGGGAGCAAAATTATTATCCAGTACCCAACTTTTAGCTTATCAACTTTACGCTCCTTTTTTGGATCATTATGATCGCGTAATTATCTTTTCCCAAATTCAACGGGAATTGTTATCAAGTATGGGAGTTAGAGAAAAAAAGATTGCTGTTATCCCTAATGGTGTAGATCCTGTTAAGTATTCTCCCGGTACTTCCCAAGTTAAAGCTGAATTTGGGGCTGAACGTTTGTTTGTTTATCAAGGGAGAATCGCTCAGGAGAAAAATGTTGAATCTCTCCTCCGGGCTTGGAAGCAATCAGATATGGGAGTTAAGACCAAATTGCTAATTGTGGGTGATGGTCCATTAAAGCCTTCTCTAGAGTCATTTTATGGGCGAGAACATGGCATCATCTGGTTAGGATTTATTGCTGACGAAGATCGCCGCATCGAAATTTTACGGGGATCTGATGTATTCATTTTGCCTTCTTTGGTAGAGGGTTTATCCTTGTCTCTATTAGAAGCAATGTCTTGTGGTTTAGCCTGTTTAGCTACTGATGTCGGTGCAGACGGGGAAGTTTTAGAAAAGGGTGCTGGTGTTGCAATTAATACAAGCAGTGTGCGATCGCAGTTAAAAACCCTATTACCACTATGCCAAGATCATCCAGAGTTAACAACATTATTGGGAGAAAAAGCGAGGAAGCGGATATTAGAACGCTATACCCTGAATGATAACATCACGCAATTAGAAGAGCTTTATAGCCAAGTTCTGGCACAGCGTCCTTTAACACTGAGTTGGGGCGTTTAA
- the kdpC gene encoding K(+)-transporting ATPase subunit C: MSIFREAFKAIRMTLVIWLLTAIVYPLFILLVGQSLFPVSANGSMMLNINDQPIGSTLIGQGFISDRYFHGRPSAVRYSQGRKAQPGGISGGSNLAPTNPELKERILKQAEEFQNENKQPVADLIYTSGSGLDPHISLKAARQQIERVAQARGIKEDDIIPLISKYLDGRFLGIFGEPGVNLLRLNYALDLQDINRQQN; encoded by the coding sequence ATGTCTATTTTTAGAGAAGCTTTTAAAGCCATCAGAATGACTTTGGTAATTTGGTTATTAACAGCAATTGTATATCCTCTTTTTATATTGCTAGTAGGTCAGTCTCTTTTCCCAGTTTCAGCTAATGGCAGTATGATGTTAAATATCAATGATCAACCTATTGGTTCGACTTTGATTGGTCAAGGATTTATATCAGACCGTTATTTTCATGGTCGTCCCAGTGCTGTTAGATATAGTCAGGGGCGAAAAGCTCAACCTGGTGGTATTTCTGGTGGTAGTAATCTCGCTCCTACGAATCCAGAACTCAAGGAACGCATTCTCAAGCAAGCAGAAGAATTTCAGAATGAGAATAAGCAACCTGTGGCTGATTTGATTTATACTTCAGGCTCTGGTTTAGATCCCCATATCTCCTTGAAAGCAGCACGACAACAAATAGAGAGAGTGGCACAGGCACGGGGTATTAAGGAAGATGATATTATTCCCTTAATTAGTAAATATCTTGATGGTAGATTTTTAGGAATTTTCGGTGAACCTGGGGTAAATCTTTTACGCTTAAATTATGCTCTGGATTTACAAGATATCAATCGT
- the kdpB gene encoding potassium-transporting ATPase subunit KdpB has translation MNSNGTNSNSKAPRPRYRHKKRRKIRVTNKGLYFRAIGNAFIKLYPQYAIKNPVMFLVWIGTVITFSVTIYPELFGPINQKNPHLFNGLLTGILLFTVLFSNFAEAVAEGRGKAQADTLRSTQSATVAKTITVDGTITEIPANNLKRGDTIYVVSGDIIPADGEVIMGVASVDESAITGESAPVLKEFGSDVASSVTGGTRIISDDLIIRVTAEPSKGFIDRMIALVEGAERSKTPNEIALTVLLAVLSLVFLFVVATLPAFAYYVNSPISVPVLIALLVALIPTTIGGLLSTIGIAGMDRVAQFNVIATSGRAIEACGDINTLILDKTGTITLGNRLAEEFIPINGHSMTEIANVALAASIFDDTPEGKSIVRLAEKLGANFDLDRKQAQGIEFSAKTRMSGTNLPGGREVRKGAVEAIKSFVLSRHGQDTTELDVAYEQVSLQGGTPLAVCLDQEIYGVIYLKDIVKPGIRERFDQLRRMGVRTIMLTGDNRITASVIAKEAGVDEFIAEATPEDKIAVIQQEQAEGKIVAMTGDGTNDAPALAQANVGVAMNTGTQAAKEAANMVDLDSDPTKLIDIVSIGKQLLITRGALTTFSIANDIAKYFAIIPVLFTAANLESLNVMKLSSVNSAILSALIYNALIIPALIPLALKGIQFRPLTANQLLQRNIVIYGLGGVISPFIAIKLIDMMITFVGLA, from the coding sequence ATGAACTCAAACGGAACTAACTCCAATTCTAAAGCTCCTCGTCCTCGTTATCGTCACAAGAAACGCAGAAAAATACGGGTAACTAACAAAGGACTGTATTTTCGGGCAATTGGTAATGCTTTTATTAAATTGTATCCCCAATATGCCATCAAAAATCCCGTGATGTTTTTGGTATGGATAGGAACAGTTATTACTTTCTCTGTTACCATTTATCCCGAATTGTTTGGCCCAATAAATCAAAAAAACCCCCATCTTTTTAACGGACTATTAACAGGAATTTTATTATTCACAGTTTTATTTAGCAACTTTGCGGAAGCTGTAGCGGAGGGACGAGGTAAAGCCCAAGCTGATACTTTACGTTCCACTCAGTCAGCTACAGTTGCTAAAACTATCACCGTAGACGGCACAATTACAGAAATTCCTGCTAATAACTTGAAACGGGGAGATACTATATACGTCGTTTCCGGTGATATTATTCCCGCAGATGGTGAAGTGATCATGGGTGTCGCGTCTGTGGATGAATCAGCCATTACTGGCGAATCTGCCCCAGTTCTCAAAGAATTTGGTTCAGACGTTGCCAGTTCAGTTACGGGTGGTACACGGATCATTTCTGACGACCTGATTATTCGCGTTACTGCTGAACCAAGCAAAGGCTTTATTGACCGGATGATTGCTTTAGTGGAAGGAGCAGAACGCAGTAAAACACCTAATGAAATTGCTTTAACAGTATTATTAGCAGTTCTGAGCCTAGTATTTTTATTTGTCGTGGCAACTCTTCCCGCCTTTGCCTACTATGTCAATAGTCCCATTAGTGTACCTGTTCTGATTGCTCTTTTGGTAGCACTCATCCCCACAACTATTGGCGGTTTACTGAGTACCATCGGTATTGCGGGGATGGATAGGGTTGCACAATTTAACGTCATTGCTACCTCTGGCAGGGCAATAGAAGCCTGTGGAGATATCAATACCCTCATTCTTGACAAAACTGGGACAATTACCCTTGGCAACCGCTTGGCAGAGGAGTTTATTCCCATTAACGGCCATTCAATGACAGAAATTGCTAATGTGGCTTTGGCAGCTAGTATCTTTGACGATACTCCCGAAGGTAAATCCATTGTCCGACTGGCAGAAAAGTTAGGTGCAAACTTTGATTTAGACCGCAAACAAGCACAGGGTATAGAATTTTCCGCCAAAACGCGCATGAGTGGCACTAATTTACCTGGAGGTAGGGAAGTGCGGAAAGGTGCAGTAGAAGCAATTAAAAGCTTTGTTCTTTCGCGTCATGGACAGGATACAACCGAATTAGATGTTGCCTATGAACAGGTTTCTCTCCAAGGTGGTACACCCTTAGCTGTTTGTCTGGATCAGGAAATTTACGGTGTTATCTATCTCAAAGATATTGTTAAACCTGGTATCCGCGAACGATTTGACCAACTCCGACGCATGGGAGTGAGGACAATCATGCTCACGGGAGATAACCGCATTACTGCTTCTGTGATTGCTAAGGAAGCCGGAGTAGATGAATTCATCGCTGAAGCTACACCAGAAGATAAAATCGCTGTAATTCAACAGGAACAGGCTGAGGGTAAAATAGTAGCGATGACAGGGGATGGAACTAATGATGCTCCCGCTTTAGCACAAGCTAATGTAGGTGTGGCGATGAATACAGGAACGCAAGCTGCTAAGGAAGCTGCTAATATGGTGGATTTAGATTCTGATCCCACCAAATTAATTGATATTGTTAGTATTGGTAAGCAACTGTTAATTACCCGTGGGGCGTTGACAACGTTTTCTATCGCTAATGATATTGCTAAATATTTTGCGATTATTCCGGTACTTTTCACTGCTGCTAATCTAGAAAGTTTGAATGTGATGAAGTTAAGCAGTGTTAATTCGGCTATTCTTTCGGCATTGATTTACAATGCTTTAATTATTCCGGCTTTGATTCCTTTAGCATTAAAAGGTATTCAGTTTCGACCTTTGACAGCTAATCAACTTCTGCAACGAAATATTGTAATTTATGGCTTGGGTGGGGTAATTTCTCCATTTATTGCGATTAAATTAATAGATATGATGATCACATTTGTAGGTTTAGCGTAA
- the kdpA gene encoding potassium-transporting ATPase subunit A, translated as MGQGFLQIALTLCIVVLITPILGKYIARVFLGERTILDPVMKPIEAIIYILGGVGKKNDMTGWQYIQALLSSNVVMGVMVYALLYYQKFLPWNPNELGRMRWDLLLHTTISFLTNTDQQHYATENTFSYFSQTSALGFLMFTSAASGLVVGIAFIRGLTGRKLGNFYVDFTQAITRILLPLSIIGAIALIISGVPQTLAKTLVVETLEGRIQYIARGPVASWEMIKMLGENGGGFFTANSAHPFENPNGASNLIEIIAMLAIPTSLIYTYGVFANNLKQTWLLFSMVFMIFVVLIGVTATGELQGNPLINNALRLELPNLEGKEVRFDWAQTALWAITTTATMCGAVNGMHDSLMPNGTFSTLFNLFLQIIWGGQGIGTAYLFIYLILTVFITGLMVGRTPEIFGRKIEKREIVLASVVLLIHPMMILIPSAIALAYPISLSGISNPSFHGISQVVYEYASAAANNGSGLEGLNDGTLWWNLSTTVSIFAGRYIPIIALLLLADSMSEKQVVCASRGTLKTDSLLFTGITAGITLILGILTFFPVLALGPIAEGFKLAAGS; from the coding sequence ATGGGACAAGGTTTTTTACAAATTGCTTTAACGCTGTGTATTGTCGTGTTAATTACGCCAATACTAGGAAAATACATAGCTCGCGTTTTCTTGGGAGAAAGGACAATCCTTGATCCTGTTATGAAGCCCATAGAGGCAATAATTTATATTTTAGGGGGTGTGGGCAAAAAAAATGATATGACTGGTTGGCAGTATATTCAAGCCTTATTATCCAGCAACGTCGTCATGGGTGTGATGGTTTATGCCCTGCTTTATTATCAGAAATTTTTGCCCTGGAATCCCAATGAACTGGGGAGAATGAGATGGGATTTATTACTACATACCACCATTTCTTTCCTGACCAACACGGACCAACAGCACTACGCAACAGAAAATACCTTTAGTTATTTTAGCCAAACATCGGCTTTAGGCTTTTTGATGTTTACCTCAGCGGCTAGTGGTTTAGTAGTGGGAATTGCCTTTATCCGAGGTTTGACAGGGAGAAAGTTGGGGAATTTTTATGTTGATTTTACCCAGGCTATCACCAGAATTTTACTACCTTTATCTATTATTGGGGCGATCGCTCTCATTATCTCAGGTGTACCCCAAACTTTAGCCAAAACCCTCGTAGTAGAAACCTTAGAAGGGCGAATTCAGTATATAGCTAGGGGTCCAGTAGCATCCTGGGAAATGATCAAAATGTTAGGTGAAAATGGCGGCGGCTTTTTTACAGCTAATTCCGCTCACCCCTTTGAAAATCCTAATGGCGCTTCTAACTTAATAGAAATCATCGCCATGCTGGCCATTCCCACATCCTTAATTTACACCTACGGGGTATTTGCCAACAACCTTAAACAAACCTGGTTATTATTCTCAATGGTGTTTATGATCTTTGTTGTTCTCATTGGCGTTACAGCCACAGGAGAATTACAAGGAAATCCCTTGATTAACAATGCTTTGCGATTAGAATTACCCAATTTAGAAGGTAAAGAAGTCAGATTTGATTGGGCGCAAACTGCATTATGGGCAATTACAACTACCGCTACTATGTGCGGTGCTGTGAATGGAATGCACGATTCTCTCATGCCCAATGGCACATTTTCTACCTTATTCAACCTATTTTTACAAATAATTTGGGGAGGACAGGGAATAGGAACAGCTTATCTTTTCATTTACCTGATTCTTACCGTTTTTATCACTGGGTTAATGGTAGGGCGGACCCCGGAAATTTTTGGGCGCAAAATTGAAAAACGGGAAATTGTTCTGGCTAGTGTAGTGCTATTAATTCACCCCATGATGATTTTAATTCCCAGTGCGATCGCTTTGGCTTATCCTATATCTTTATCAGGAATTAGTAACCCAAGTTTTCATGGTATTTCCCAAGTAGTTTATGAATATGCCTCAGCAGCAGCTAATAATGGTTCTGGCTTAGAGGGATTAAATGACGGGACATTATGGTGGAATTTAAGTACAACAGTCAGTATTTTTGCAGGACGTTATATACCTATTATTGCCCTGCTTCTCTTAGCTGATAGTATGTCTGAAAAACAAGTAGTCTGTGCAAGTCGCGGAACTTTGAAAACTGATTCTTTGCTATTTACTGGGATTACCGCTGGTATCACCCTAATTTTAGGAATTTTGACATTCTTCCCCGTTCTAGCTTTAGGACCAATCGCCGAAGGTTTTAAACTCGCTGCTGGTAGTTAG
- the deoC gene encoding deoxyribose-phosphate aldolase, translating into MAADYPNIDIAPFIDHSLLLPIATPEQISQWCDEAYRYNFAAVCVNPCYVKQVAELLYKKNPQICTVIGFPNGANTSAVKLYEAKEAVDNGATELDVMINLGWLKAGKTEEVHREIATICEEAGQPVKVILETSLLTDTEKQIAAELAMDAGAAFLKTSTGWNGGATVADIKFLKEITKDRVGIKASGGIRTHNEALDLIIAGATRLGTSRGVDLLRQRHNPEQEKSE; encoded by the coding sequence ATGGCAGCAGACTATCCAAACATTGATATTGCGCCATTTATTGACCACTCTCTGTTATTACCAATTGCAACTCCAGAGCAGATAAGTCAATGGTGCGACGAAGCATATAGATATAACTTTGCAGCCGTATGTGTAAATCCCTGTTATGTCAAGCAAGTAGCAGAACTGTTGTATAAAAAAAATCCTCAAATTTGTACAGTTATTGGATTTCCCAATGGTGCAAATACTTCCGCAGTGAAGTTATATGAAGCTAAGGAAGCAGTAGATAATGGCGCTACTGAGTTAGATGTAATGATTAACTTGGGGTGGTTAAAAGCCGGGAAAACCGAAGAAGTTCACCGAGAAATTGCCACAATTTGCGAAGAAGCCGGACAGCCTGTTAAGGTAATTTTAGAAACTAGCCTTCTCACGGATACAGAGAAACAAATAGCTGCGGAACTAGCTATGGATGCCGGTGCAGCATTCTTAAAAACCAGTACAGGTTGGAATGGTGGTGCAACTGTAGCAGATATTAAGTTTTTAAAGGAAATCACAAAAGATCGAGTAGGCATCAAAGCATCAGGAGGTATTCGTACACACAACGAAGCCTTAGATTTAATTATAGCTGGTGCGACTAGATTAGGCACATCTCGTGGTGTGGATTTACTTCGTCAACGCCATAACCCAGAACAAGAAAAAAGCGAGTAG
- the recO gene encoding DNA repair protein RecO: MTKTYKATGINLKAQALGESDKIVTILTQEFGLIRAIATGARKQNSSLGGRMGMFVVNELLISQGRNLDRITQAETIKTYPGLSKDLGKLAASQYLAEIVLCQALSEQPQTEIYELFNKHLQRLEDIPKTEIKCVVAHLAQGVFQLLNLAGLTPQVEVCCLTQRLLTPDWTNPQWQVGFSIPSGGIICLDAWKSLRKEIEQGKWENGEIAQTCASNPSYETVFHQQELPIISRRLNGKQLVMLQHLSETEIMKIDAASDSGWLAVEQILRQYVQYHLGQPIRSATLIDSYFAANHDAIV, translated from the coding sequence ATGACTAAAACCTATAAAGCAACAGGTATTAATCTCAAAGCGCAGGCACTGGGAGAATCAGATAAAATAGTCACAATTTTAACTCAAGAATTTGGGCTGATTCGAGCAATTGCGACGGGAGCGCGGAAACAAAATTCCAGCTTAGGTGGAAGAATGGGGATGTTTGTCGTCAATGAATTACTCATTTCCCAAGGCAGAAACCTAGATAGAATTACTCAAGCTGAAACTATAAAAACTTATCCCGGTTTATCTAAAGATTTGGGTAAACTAGCTGCTAGTCAATATTTAGCTGAAATAGTTTTGTGTCAAGCTTTAAGCGAACAACCCCAAACAGAAATTTATGAGTTATTTAATAAACATCTTCAGCGGCTAGAGGATATACCCAAAACAGAGATAAAATGTGTAGTCGCTCATCTAGCTCAGGGCGTATTTCAGCTTTTAAATTTAGCAGGACTCACCCCACAAGTCGAAGTTTGTTGCTTAACCCAGCGTCTGTTAACTCCAGACTGGACGAATCCTCAATGGCAAGTTGGATTTAGTATTCCCTCCGGTGGGATAATTTGTTTAGATGCTTGGAAAAGCTTGCGAAAAGAAATAGAGCAGGGGAAATGGGAAAATGGGGAAATAGCCCAAACCTGTGCCTCTAACCCTAGCTATGAAACAGTTTTTCATCAGCAGGAGTTACCAATTATTTCTCGTCGGTTAAATGGGAAACAACTGGTTATGCTTCAACATCTGTCGGAAACAGAGATAATGAAAATAGATGCAGCCTCAGATTCTGGATGGTTAGCTGTTGAGCAAATTTTGCGTCAGTACGTCCAGTATCATTTGGGGCAGCCTATTCGCTCTGCCACTTTGATTGACTCCTATTTTGCCGCCAACCATGATGCAATCGTCTGA